Part of the Corticium candelabrum chromosome 15, ooCorCand1.1, whole genome shotgun sequence genome, TTCTAGAAAACGGAACGAACAgcaagtttgaaaacaaatacgaACATTTGAGTGATCCCGGCAGCCTCAACGTGAGAGTGTGTGAAGGATGGAATTCTACCGAGATGAAGGTGGGCATGGTCGCACAAACAGAAATGGGAGGGAGCGAGAGTCAAAGGTTGCTTTCCAATCTCGCCAAGTACTTCACGGCTACCGTAGTCGTGATGCCGGGAATCTGCGCTGGAGAGGAGAATGTGCATGGCCAAATGGAGCacggttgtgtgtttgtcgccAAGCGAACAACAGCAGAGATGGGAGGGAGAGTGAATAAAGGCGGGGAATTCCATGCTAGAGCACAATACTGTGAGCTCAACAGCGGTATCCTTGCGGCAGTCAATGAATTGGTTCACGTGGATTCTGATGAATGGTTGAAGTACGTTCCAGAAACGTCTGTTCGTCCCAGCCCTCGTTATCTTCAACAACTCATCCTACACTTTGCAATGGAGAGTGGAAAGAACGGCATTACCAAGAGAGAGCTATTGGACAAGATGGTGGCCAAGAAATTGCGTGGAATGACTCCTCTCACCTATGATGAAATTCTGAACACAATGCTAAAACAGTCATCTCCTTAGGTTAGTGTATCTCCAACATCAAAATTTAGATACATTGCTACCGAGGAAGGAGAAAGGTATGCAGCAAACAAAGCTATTTTTCCTCGCGAAAATGACATCATTGCTATTGTTGGATTCCATGCTCTCAGTGTCACACAAGCATATGGACCTGAAAGAAGAGTTGAGTGCTTACAAAACACGCGTAGCCAACAGAAAGGTGAAGGCAGTAGACATGGAAGCTTTCTACTTTATGAATCAAGCCATTGAGAGCTTCAAGAGAAAAGAAGTACCAGGCAAAGCAGTCGTCATGAAAGGCATCTCTGACTATGGCTCTAATGCAAGCAACTGAGACTATTTTCATGTGTATGCTGCCAGCACATCTGCTGCCTTTCTAAGGCATCTGatgacagtcaaacaacatCTTTTTGGTAATTACTTTAGCACAATATTCTAATTGGTTATCGATTGGTGCATGGCTAGTTATAATACTCGAGGTgtgcatgcgctagggttacagtaacacCTGTCTACCAGGGTGTAGAACTAATGAGCTGGAAAGCAGTCAAAATGtgtagcactttagtgcttcttcattagtcATTGCAAAAGTGGTTGGAATGTAACAGATTATGATGCTATTACTAAAATGACAACTGTTTTTTGTCTAGTAGATGGAGCAGCATGTGAAATTAGCTCTTATTGAAGTGGtacattgtttgttttaggAATTGCCGCAACTGAATGGCTGAAATTAGTAGTCAAGTCACTAAATGGGGAAGCTGTGCAATTGAAGGCAAAGTCATCCGATACTATTGCCACACTGAAGGAGCAACTTTCTAGCAAGAAAGACTCTTCGTCCATGGATCAACTACTCCTTCTCTATGGAAAACAATTGCGTGATGAGCAAACATTGTCTGACGCAGGATTAGCTAATGGAATGACACTGAGTTGTGTTGCTTGTCCACGTGAGTTAATATTGTTTCGTCAAGATAGACTGTAGTAAACAGATTGTAGCTGTGACATTGTTATAGGTTCTGTGACAAGCATGGGACCCGACGTCAGTGAGTTATTGTGCGAGCTTTGCAGCGAGGACCTACGACTAAAATAACTCGAGTCAAGATTGTCATTGTTGGCAAAGACGGAACTGGCAAGACATCCTTTAAGCGATCCTTGCTCAAGCAGAAGTTTCAGAAAGGTGAACTAAGCACACCTGTGGTGGCTAGACCAGAAGTGGCTGTTTGTGAAGCATGCAACTGGAGAGTTTTGCATGACAAAGACGAGGAATTgttagatagacaaatagctAGAGCAGCGATCCATGCACAGGGTACTGCTAATGTAGATGAGTCAGGCAGCGAAGACGCCAACCAAACAAACGATGAGAATAGAGAAATCATTCACAGTCAATTGGGCACGAACACAAGCAGTGAAGCAACTGCACCAATTCAAGATACTGCCAGCGCAACTAACACTGACGAGCTAGACAACAAagcagctgcagcaattgATGATGCTGAAAGCAGCACGGGTGATGACAAACTGGATGAAGCAATTGTTCTAACCGAATCAATTGGTCGTGCTATAGAGCAGTTTAAAAATGATCCCGATTTACTGAAGCAAGAAGCTTCCAAAGTGTATTATGCCATCTGGGATTTAGGAGGTCAGGAAGTCCTACTTCCTGGTCAACAACAAGCCATCACACCAGGAAGTATTGTTTGTGTCGTTTTTGATGCACGCAAGTATCTCGATGACATAGCTCAATCATTCCACTGTTCTTCTACTACCTTAAAAGAAACCCAGATTCCTAACGTGTGGATTGAAACCAACTATGATGCTGTGTCTTTATGGGCATCTGGTACTTTCTTGGCAAGAATTGAGGATTGGCATATATTAGAGCAATATGCATCCCCAGTCATGTTCCTGATCGGAACACATATCGCTGAAGCCAGTGAAGAGATGATACAGAAACAGAATGCATTTCTGTCTAAGAAGTTTTGTGATCAGCAATTTACAGAGCACATCTACCAACCAAGCAACCAACTCGATGATTGGTTTTTCCATGTTGAAAACTCGGTATCTGACCCAGAATCTCCAACTGAGCATCCGGGTGTGATTGCAGTTAAGCACGCCATTGAAACGTTAACAGGCGATGAGTCATTTAAAAGTGTGATACCAGCAACTTGGTCAGTGCTGGAGAAAATCTGCGATGCTTTAGAAAAGAAATCGAGCAGTGCCTTGTCGTATGTCAAAGTTATCATGCCTTTTGCCGAGCGATTGTGTCGTATCTTTGACGAGGCAGAAGTTCGTCTTGCTTTGGTGTATTTGGATAAAGCCGGATCAGTAATATTTCCTCAGGCATATTTAAATACAGCCAGATCATTAGAATTTCGTCAGAAAAGTGAGAAGTTGAAGGATGTAGTTGTCACCAAACCGAACTGGCTTTTCAAGGTTTATTCAGTAATTGCATCCGTTTATTATCCTTCTGGGTTATTAAGTAAGCCTTGGAAAGAAGCAAAGAAATCAGGAATAGTTAGTTGGAAACTGATGAAGGATTTCCTTGAAAAGGTAGGAGTGAAGGAAGATGAGTATGAAATTGCATTGAATTTGTTGAACTGGTTCTATATGCTCTGCCCTAAACCTTCACCATCTGCTCCAGTAAGTTCTTATGAAACAGACTACTTTGTTCCATGTCTACTAGAGTCTGAGTCAAAAAGGCAACCAGAAGGTGCTGCTCGTGAATCCAAATGATTGTAAACCATTGTCACTCATTGTTTCATCTTGCAACGTTGCATTTATTCCCGAGCAGCTGCACTTCAGATTAATGATGTGTTGCATTGAGCATTATCCTGACGAACCGACGTTGACTCGTTACCAGTCTGTGTATCGAGTTGATAGGGGTGTGGAATTAGAAATTTTTTACCATTCAAAGAAATACCTCATTGTGACCATTAACACGAACAGGCCATGCCATGAAATTGCACCTTTATGTACAAAGATTTGGCTGTTTATCATTGAAAAGCTCCGCGATTTGAAGGAACTAGGGTTGCCGAATTTCCAGTTTTCAGTAAACATTCAACGTTCAGGACCAGCTGTTGCTGTGGATCCCACTAAGCTAGTATGTATAGACGACTACAAAGCAAGTGAAGACACGCAACTTAGAGAAAATGAAAGCAAACGTGATGTCGAGTTGGATCACAATGAAAAAGCTGCACTAGACTGTTGGTTTTATGAACAGAGAAATGATGCTCAAGGAACAGCACAAGAGCTAAAGTGTCGAGCAGAcagcgcatgcacacacgatGAGATTGTAGCTGTAGCATCGATTGTATCCGCTGATTGGGAACGTCTTGTTTCAGAGTTGTCAAAAACTTTTACCGTGAACAAGATAGAAGAGATACAGTATGACCAGAAGAGAAGGTACATGCAAGCTAGAAAGGCATTGGACGTGTGGACTAAAGAACGTGGTAACGCAGCCAGCCAGCAATTACTGATCAAATCAATGTGTAAGATTCATTGGAGATTACAAGCTGAGGAAGTTTTTGGTAGAGAACTAGTCCAGTATGTTAGTCCACAAAAGAATGATTTGAAATGACTAATTAAGATTTTGATTACATTATGATGCAAGTATTCTTTAATGGTGTCTAGTTTGAACTATGATAGTGTAGGTATCTTTTTTATCATTTGACAATCATTTATCTATACAAGTCACTTGAAGTGTAAATATAGTTTGTGATGATTAAAGAAAGTAGGCGTTAGTAATCACGTGCGTTTTGTTCTATTTCTATCAACTATCCCTATTATAGTTAGTTTGTCGACTCTAGTTTGATGTCCTGAAACTTGTGTGTCTGGAATCACTTGGACTGACAAGATATAACAAGTTGATCACGTAGGAGGAAGTTAACATCCAAGGAAGTATGTAAGCAGAACCTTTGATTTATATGTTGGTAATAAAGCTCTTAGTAGTACGGGTATCTACATGCTCTGGCCATACACATACTGTATCTATATCACGTATACAGTAACCAAaacttaattttttatttaaaactaaaactaaggaGCAGTGGGGTAGCCACGGAAAGGCCCAGAAGGGGCCCCGCCGTTTGCAAAAATTTCAAGTGTGGCACACTTAAAATTTTAGTCATAGCACACTTAGTATCTGCAACTTGTCCTGGTGCGCACCAATTACGCGTAACATGGAAGATAGATTGCAGCTCACACTATCAACAAACGGCACTACTGTACGTAGAGCCACTTACGTATATGTACTTAGACAACATTTCAAATAATTAAGCTGTCGTTCGGTCACGTGATGGGTGCACTAGGTCCGCCTCATTATTTACACTCGCGCTGCCAGCTCCATGGAAGTAAAACTTGGAAGTAAAAAATATGGGGAGGGCTGGTTGCACTAAAAATTTAACATTGTCTCATAGTAGCTACACCTCTAACTTGGACTGATCATACGAACGTTGTTCGGATTGGAACAGGATTGGAGGAATTAAAGTGTCCGGTGATACTGCATGGAGATGCCTTCTGGCAGGCAGAGAACTCTACAATTAGTGTGGGCGTGAGTGAGTCTCGTGAGTATCAAtgacttttgtttgtttgcaaatCAACGTCAGCACTGTAAAGCTCGAGTCTGCTGCTTCAGTGATCTTCGGTCATGTCGGATATTCAAGATCATTTCAATGTTCTCATTGTTTGCGCTTTGGAGTCAGAGCTGCAGACCGCAAAAACAGTTCTAGAAAACGGAACGAATGGCAACTTTGAAAGCAAATACACACATCCCAGGGATCTCAGCAGCCTCAACGTGAGAGTGTGTGAAGGATGGAATTCTACGGAGATGAAGGTGGGCATGGTCGCACAAACAGCTatgggagggagagagagtcAAAGGTTGCTTTCCAATCTTACCAAGTACTTCACGGCTACCGTAGTCGTGATGCCAGGGATCTGCGCTGTAGAAGAGAACGTACATGGCCAAGTGGAGCacggttgtgtgtttgtcgtgAACCGAATGACAGCAGAGATGGGAGGGAGAGTGGATGAAGGCGGGGAATTCCAAGCTACAGCACAATACTGTGAGCTCAACGAGGGTATTGACGTGTGAAGCATCGAGAGATTTGTGTGGGAGTCATTTATGCTGCCTGCTCGCCGGTGGGAAAGTGAGCCATCCTGGAGAGTCGAAATGTCGGATATCGCTATTGGGAGCCGATCACACAAAACCTATCGCAGAGTATGCGACCGTCGAGTGCATACAACGAAGCGAGGTGCCACCATATCGACCGATTGGATTAGTATTGTGTCatagtgtgttgtgtattcAGGTGTATGGGTATGCGTGTTCGTTGAACGATCTCAACTTCTGTTGTTCGCCATTGCAAGTACGGTGGCACGTTGAGAAGTCGGTTTACATCGCTCGTGTTGTCACATTTGGTTTCTTTGTGATTCTAGTGTTACAAGCTGCTGTACGTGTACTGGCTCTTGGATTTAGGGTTAACGAATAAGGTAAGCCACTTGAGTGTTGCGACCAGTTGGCTTAGCTAGGGGGCTGGTATGGGGACGTTTCCCCACAAAaattaaacataaaatttggcttgtttgctgctGTTCTGT contains:
- the LOC134190927 gene encoding uncharacterized protein LOC134190927 — translated: MSDIQDHFNVLIVCALESELQAAKAVLENGTNSKFENKYEHLSDPGSLNVRVCEGWNSTEMKVGMVAQTEMGGSESQRLLSNLAKYFTATVVVMPGICAGEENVHGQMEHGCVFVAKRTTAEMGGRVNKGGEFHARAQYCELNSGILAAVNELVHVDSDEWLKYVPETSVRPSPRYLQQLILHFAMESGKNGITKRELLDKMVAKKLRGMTPLTYDEILNTMLKQSSP
- the LOC134190929 gene encoding uncharacterized protein LOC134190929, with translation MTSLLLLDSMLSVSHKHMDLKEELSAYKTRVANRKVKAVDMEAFYFMNQAIESFKRKEVPGKAVVMKGIAATEWLKLVVKSLNGEAVQLKAKSSDTIATLKEQLSSKKDSSSMDQLLLLYGKQLRDEQTLSDAGLANGMTLSCVACPLIVRALQRGPTTKITRVKIVIVGKDGTGKTSFKRSLLKQKFQKGELSTPVVARPEVAVCEACNWRVLHDKDEELLDRQIARAAIHAQGTANVDESGSEDANQTNDENREIIHSQLGTNTSSEATAPIQDTASATNTDELDNKAAAAIDDAESSTGDDKLDEAIVLTESIGRAIEQFKNDPDLLKQEASKVYYAIWDLGGQEVLLPGQQQAITPGSIVCVVFDARKYLDDIAQSFHCSSTTLKETQIPNVWIETNYDAVSLWASGTFLARIEDWHILEQYASPVMFLIGTHIAEASEEMIQKQNAFLSKKFCDQQFTEHIYQPSNQLDDWFFHVENSVSDPESPTEHPGVIAVKHAIETLTGDESFKSVIPATWSVLEKICDALEKKSSSALSYVKVIMPFAERLCRIFDEAEVRLALVYLDKAGSVIFPQAYLNTARSLEFRQKSEKLKDVVVTKPNWLFKVYSVIASVYYPSGLLSKPWKEAKKSGIVSWKLMKDFLEKVGVKEDEYEIALNLLNWFYMLCPKPSPSAPVSSYETDYFVPCLLESESKRQPEGAARESK
- the LOC134190885 gene encoding uncharacterized protein LOC134190885, which produces MMCCIEHYPDEPTLTRYQSVYRVDRGVELEIFYHSKKYLIVTINTNRPCHEIAPLCTKIWLFIIEKLRDLKELGLPNFQFSVNIQRSGPAVAVDPTKLVCIDDYKASEDTQLRENESKRDVELDHNEKAALDCWFYEQRNDAQGTAQELKCRADSACTHDEIVAVASIVSADWERLVSELSKTFTVNKIEEIQYDQKRRYMQARKALDVWTKERGNAASQQLLIKSMCKIHWRLQAEEVFGRELVQYVSPQKNDLK
- the LOC134190930 gene encoding protein transport protein Sec16B-like; the encoded protein is MKAGNSKLQHNTVSSTRVLTCEASRDLCGSHLCCLLAGGKVSHPGESKCRISLLGADHTKPIAEYATVECIQRSEVYGYACSLNDLNFCCSPLQVRWHVEKSVYIARVVTFGFFVILVLQAASLQYCEAIALSVCLIPGKFMPKIVSQLYEKSDELSFTTKLDIIKASESDRSQWHLANDFGIGKPQVGSILMDWSTCTNASVTIRGS